The Bdellovibrio sp. ArHS nucleotide sequence ATGAGCCGATGTCGGGTTTGGACCCCGATGGTCGGGCCATGGTCAAAGATATCCTGCGCGAAGAACAAAAGCGGGGAGTCAGTCTTTTCTTCAGCAGCCACTTGCTTCAAGACATGGAAGAGCTTTGCTCGCACCTGGTGGTGATTAATCGCGGTCAAATTCTCTATGACGGGGTGCTGACTGCGTTTATGTCCGAGTTCCAAAGTTTGGAAAGAGCATTTTCTGTTCTGAAAGGCAAAGAGGAGGCCCATGGCTAAATTGTGGGCTTTGGCCAGAACGACCTTGCGGGAAATGTTGCGCGAACGCGTCTTTTTGGTCGTGGTTTTAATAGCGGTGGCTCTTTTGGCGCTCAGTTTTTTATTGGGAGCCCTGTCCTTCGCGGAACAACAAAAAATTCTTACTGACTTCGGTTTTTTAGCCATCCAAGTGGCCGCTTTAGGGGTGGCTCTTTTTTCGGGTTCGTACTTGCTCGCGAAAGAAATCGAAAAACAAACCTGTCTTTTGATCTTATCTCGGCCCGTCACGCGGGATCAGTTCATTCTGGGTAAACTCTTTGGGGTCCTGGCCTTGAACACTCTTTTGATTGGCGCCCTCGCCGTCCTTTTATGGGGCCTCTTAGGTCTGTGGAAAACTCCGAACCTTTGGGGAAATTATTTTTTTATTTGCTTAAGTCTGTGGTTTGAAAGCGCTGTGGTGCTTTGCCTGGTGATTTGTTTCAGTTTGCTTGTGCGGCCGGTTCTGGCATTAGGGGCCGGTGTGATGGTGTTTTTATTGGGACACTGGCTGGGGGATCTGGCGTTTTTTGCGGAAAAAAGCAAAGAGCAGGCTTTTATCTACGCAGTTGAAGTGTTTCACTGGATCACGCCCAATCTTTACCGCATGAACTGGAAGTCGTTTTACTTTCTTGAGCAGGGCATTCCCGCTTCTCACGTAGGTTGGATGGTGGCTCACATGACCGGCTGGGCTCTGATTTTAATTCTTGTAACGAATTTTTTCTTCAGGAGAAAAGACATTGTTTGATCAGGATATCTTCTTTTTAGTTGTTTTCTTTATTCTGGGCGCTCTTTTTGGCAGTTTCGGCAATGTCGTAATCTATCGTCTTCCCAAGGATGAAAGCGTGGTTAAGCCGCGTAGTTATTGTTATAGCTGCAAAAAACAGATCAAATGGTACGACAACATCCCGATATTTAGCTGGTTCCTTTTGCGCGGGCGTTGTCGCCACTGTGGTGCTAAATTCTCTTTCCGTTACCCTTTGGTCGAGTTGATCATGGCGTCGCTGTTCGCGCTCAGCTATCACTATGTGGGATTCTCTTGGTCGTTGCTCGAATATCTGATTTTCATTTTTGGTTTGGTGGTCTGCACTTTCATCGATTTCGATCACATGATCTTGCCTGACGAGTTCACTTTATCCGGAATCGTCATCGGGCTCGTGGGGGCTGCGTTGAATCCACAGCGTGAATTCGTGGATGCTCTTTTAGGCGTGTTGATGGGGGGCGGATTCCTCTGGGGAATGGCCTATGTGTATTACCTACTGACTAAAAACGAAGGCATGGGTGGAGGTGACATCAAGCTTCTGGCTTGGATCGGAGCTCTTTTGGGTTGGAAAGCCATTCCCTTTGTTATCATGTCATCCGCCATCGTCGGGAGTGTTGTCGGAATCGTAATGTCGCGAAAACAAAAGGCTGGACTAAAGACGGTGATTCCCTTTGGGCCCTATCTCGCTCTGGGTGCTATTTTCTATCTTTTTGGCGGCGAAACGATCGCTCTTTGGTATTTCGATCTGTTCTTACCCGGGGTCTAGGTCTGGCTGGACCTAGGACTATAAGCTTATATTCGTCTCAGAAGCTAGACCCCTTATTTGACATTCACATTCCAAGCAGAAATAATTTTATTATTTAGGACTTGCGTCTAAAGGACGTAAGTCTTTGAAAAGACATCTGGTGGATACAACTGGGGAAGCAGCGTAAGCATGTTTTTTAAGTCAAAGAAAGTTATCGGACTCGACATCGGAACGAGTTCCATCAAGCTTGCTGAAATGGACTTCAATGGTAAAGGAGCCCAACTGCTTTCCTTTGGTTTCGCGCCAACACCTCCCAATGCCGTTTCTGGTGGCGAGATCGTGGACATCGGATCTGTAGGGATCGCAATTCAGTCTCTGGTCAACGAAGTCAAATCCAAGCGCAAAAGTCTTGCGACGGCCATGTGGGGAACTGCGGTGATCGTGAAAAAAATCACGATTCCACGCATGGATAAAAAACTGATCAAAGACCAAATTCGTTTTGAAGCTGAACAATACATCCCGTTTGATATTAACAATATTAGTTTGGCTCACCACATTCTCTCGGGCAGCAGTTCGCCCGACACCATGGATATTCTTCTGATTGCCGCGCAAAACGAACTTGTTACTCAGTACACTCAGGTTATCGAGATCAGCGGACTGAGCTGCGGTGTTCTCGATGTGAGTGGTTTTGCGTTAGCCAATGCCTTCGAACTCAACTACGGAAAAATTCCTGGTGAGGTGGTTGGCATCCTGAACTT carries:
- a CDS encoding A24 family peptidase, with the translated sequence MFDQDIFFLVVFFILGALFGSFGNVVIYRLPKDESVVKPRSYCYSCKKQIKWYDNIPIFSWFLLRGRCRHCGAKFSFRYPLVELIMASLFALSYHYVGFSWSLLEYLIFIFGLVVCTFIDFDHMILPDEFTLSGIVIGLVGAALNPQREFVDALLGVLMGGGFLWGMAYVYYLLTKNEGMGGGDIKLLAWIGALLGWKAIPFVIMSSAIVGSVVGIVMSRKQKAGLKTVIPFGPYLALGAIFYLFGGETIALWYFDLFLPGV
- the pilM gene encoding type IV pilus assembly protein PilM → MFFKSKKVIGLDIGTSSIKLAEMDFNGKGAQLLSFGFAPTPPNAVSGGEIVDIGSVGIAIQSLVNEVKSKRKSLATAMWGTAVIVKKITIPRMDKKLIKDQIRFEAEQYIPFDINNISLAHHILSGSSSPDTMDILLIAAQNELVTQYTQVIEISGLSCGVLDVSGFALANAFELNYGKIPGEVVGILNFGAAITNFVVLQNGEVIFCRDIPVGGANYTNEIHKAMGVTVAEAEALKLSAISRREVPDEVHSIISATNEAVTEEIRSSLDFLSATTNGLVLNRCFFTGGSSATSGLTETVSRVTGILMEPFNPFLRVKANPKKFSPEYLEQISSFAAVVTGLALREVGDST
- a CDS encoding ABC transporter permease produces the protein MAKLWALARTTLREMLRERVFLVVVLIAVALLALSFLLGALSFAEQQKILTDFGFLAIQVAALGVALFSGSYLLAKEIEKQTCLLILSRPVTRDQFILGKLFGVLALNTLLIGALAVLLWGLLGLWKTPNLWGNYFFICLSLWFESAVVLCLVICFSLLVRPVLALGAGVMVFLLGHWLGDLAFFAEKSKEQAFIYAVEVFHWITPNLYRMNWKSFYFLEQGIPASHVGWMVAHMTGWALILILVTNFFFRRKDIV